The window AATTCAGGTGCGACTGGTGTCTCACCTGTTACGTTTCAAAATTGAACCGGGGAATCCACCGTGGAACGCGCTCTCGATACTGTTCGTAGACGTCCCCGTGTTTCTCGAGGAGATGGGGCTCCTCGAATCCGATGATGCGATTGTGAAATCCAATCCACACACCGACACCCCACCAGAGAATCGACGTCGACCGTTGTCGGAGTGCCTGTCCGAGGACGATCAGTAGGACGCCAATGTACATTGGATTTCGCGAATACGAGTAGAGCCCTCCGGTAACGAGTTCGTCGGGTTCGTCGGCTGGTGAGGGTGTTCCGCCGCCTTCCGATCCGAATTGGAACGCCGTCTGAACGTACAGAAGGAAACCGAATACGAGCGAAAGCGTTCCAGCAATGCGGCCGGTTCTCGGGTTGATCGGAAGCCGTGGGTGGGGTCGCCATCTTGCCAGGAGTTGTGGAATCCCAACAGCCACTGTTCCCGGAATAGTGAGCGTGAAGAGGAGCGTTTTCAGGTAGACGCTGGACTGACCCATACCCGAATCGTCTACACTGGCCGACATAAATGTGCTACTCGAGCACCGTGAGAGCGTTCGTAATGAGGTGGCAGTGGTCGACGCAACCGATCTCCACACAGTATAACGCGAGAGAGTGAACCGAGGCTCGCCTACTTCTGCCTCGTAACCGTTATCGCGCAGCGACGCTCACCGAGTATGACAACCAAACTATACTAAGGAACATGACCAGACCTCCAGCGACAGCCAGTGTCGTCAATTCGCCCTGAAATATCCCAGAGATAAAGATGATCATGCCGATAACCATCCCGACCAGTGGGGCACCGAACACGATCGAATCCGCTTCCATATCCGCTTGTACTCCAGGGAGAACGATAACTTCACCACCTACATGGGGCCGTCGTTGATTACGAGAACGACACGGTTTCACCGTTCCAGGGTTCGCTCGATCACCACGAATAGTGACGCTCGTTGCAGCGACAACTGGTGGACATGCTCGTCCTCTCTGAAGACGTGTGAAGATACCCG of the Natronosalvus vescus genome contains:
- a CDS encoding methyltransferase family protein produces the protein MGQSSVYLKTLLFTLTIPGTVAVGIPQLLARWRPHPRLPINPRTGRIAGTLSLVFGFLLYVQTAFQFGSEGGGTPSPADEPDELVTGGLYSYSRNPMYIGVLLIVLGQALRQRSTSILWWGVGVWIGFHNRIIGFEEPHLLEKHGDVYEQYRERVPRWIPRFNFET